The Raphanus sativus cultivar WK10039 chromosome 2, ASM80110v3, whole genome shotgun sequence genome includes a region encoding these proteins:
- the LOC108840632 gene encoding CLAVATA3/ESR (CLE)-related protein 26, with protein sequence MRNLQTLRLSLLFRTLFTVGFVTLIMIDVFVLQNNNEADKTKETSATMNNSIIHGKGVQQELEDGSKHGDLSYFASKRKVPRGPDPIHNRRAGSLRRPPGRS encoded by the exons ATGCGAAATCTCCAAACCCTTCGTCTCTCGTTGTTGTTTCGTACACTATTTACGGTTGGTTTCGTCACTCTTATTATGATAGATGTGTTTGTATTACAAAACAACAACGAAGCCGACAAAACAAAAGAGACTTCTGCAACGATGAACAATTCAATCATACATGGTAAGGGTGTACAACAAGAGCTTGAAGATGGATCAAAACATGGTGATCTTAGCTACTTTGCAAGCAAAAGAAAAGTTCCTCGTGGACCCGATCCTATACACAACAG GAGAGCAGGAAGTTTAAGACGACCACCGGGAAGATCATAA